Proteins from a genomic interval of Zingiber officinale cultivar Zhangliang chromosome 1B, Zo_v1.1, whole genome shotgun sequence:
- the LOC121968061 gene encoding probable pectinesterase/pectinesterase inhibitor 64 codes for MRKLQHSPITPRPFLLLTMAALLSIPLLFFLLPASLPFPAAAQSSAISLACRATRFDSSCLDALSRSSDLPPSPSSLDLLKATLLAPLDALPSARSQAASILASSTAARASAARNCIDHLALSQRRLSDASNSLSEGRTADARTWAGAALLYQYDCWSALKYVNSSRRVADAMAALLDLTALTSNALSMIAALQRFGHDVSLWAPPQTERDGYWGDAPASSALRSGGGASSLISTFPIDRPPNATVCKTGSCDYRTVQEAVDAAPDLSSDRFVIRIEAGVYEETVRIPFEKTNLVFIGDGMGVTVVTSSLSVGQNQGVLTTYDSATVAVFGDNFAARDLTFENSAGVGAHQAVAFRCDSDRSVLESVEFRGHQDTLYARSLRQLYRRCRITGTLDFIFGNSAAVFDRCSIEVVPRAEGLTKAGSNPVAAHGRTDPAQATGFVFNRCSINGSADYLAAYERKPGAHRAYLGRPWKEYSRTVYVNCYMGEVVMPEGWLPWKGNFALSTLFYGEYGSWGPRASAATRVNWSSQVPEEHVGVYSLDNFIQGNEWVPSEQ; via the coding sequence ATGAGGAAGCTCCAACATTCCCCCATTACTCCTCGCCCCTTCCTCCTACTCACCATGGCCGCACTACTCTCCATccccctcctcttcttcctcctccccgcCTCCCTCCCCTTCCCCGCCGCCGCCCAGTCCTCTGCCATCTCCCTCGCATGCCGCGCCACGCGCTTCGACTCCTCCTGCCTCGACGCCCTTTCACGTTCCTCCGACCTCCCTCCCTCCCCCTCCTCCCTCGACTTACTCAAGGCAACATTGCTCGCCCCCCTCGACGCCCTCCCCTCCGCCCGTTCCCAGGCCGCCTCCATCCTCGCCTCTTCTACAGCCGCCCGCGCCTCCGCTGCTAGGAACTGCATCGACCATCTCGCCCTCTCCCAACGCCGCCTCTCAGACGCCTCCAATTCCCTCTCCGAAGGCCGCACTGCCGACGCCCGCACCTGGGCCGGTGCCGCCCTGCTTTACCAGTACGACTGCTGGTCGGCCCTCAAGTACGTCAATTCCTCCCGCCGCGTGGCAGATGCTATGGCCGCGCTACTCGATCTGACAGCCCTCACCAGCAACGCCCTTTCCATGATCGCCGCCCTTCAGCGATTCGGCCACGATGTATCCCTTTGGGCGCCGCCGCAAACCGAGCGCGACGGATACTGGGGCGACGCCCCAGCCTCCTCCGCCCTCCGATCCGGCGGTGGCGCTAGCTCCCTCATTTCCACCTTCCCCATCGACCGCCCACCCAATGCCACCGTCTGCAAGACCGGATCTTGCGACTACCGAACAGTCCAGGAAGCGGTCGACGCCGCGCCTGATTTGTCATCGGACCGATTCGTGATCCGCATCGAAGCAGGCGTTTACGAGGAGACGGTTCGCATTCCCTTCGAGAAGACCAATCTGGTGTTCATAGGGGACGGGATGGGGGTCACCGTCGTTACCAGCTCACTAAGCGTTGGTCAAAACCAGGGCGTCCTCACTACCTACGACTCCGCCACCGTTGCTGTCTTCGGCGACAATTTCGCCGCTCGCGACCTCACCTTTGAGAACAGCGCTGGCGTCGGCGCCCACCAGGCGGTCGCCTTCCGCTGCGACAGCGACCGCTCCGTGCTCGAATCGGTGGAGTTCAGGGGACATCAGGACACACTGTACGCCCGTTCTCTGCGCCAGCTCTATCGCAGATGCCGCATTACTGGAACGTTGGACTTCATCTTTGGGAACTCGGCGGCGGTGTTCGATCGTTGTAGCATCGAGGTGGTGCCGCGCGCTGAAGGGCTGACGAAAGCCGGAAGCAACCCGGTAGCGGCCCATGGGCGGACCGATCCGGCTCAAGCCACGGGGTTCGTGTTCAATAGGTGCTCGATCAATGGGAGCGCGGACTACCTGGCGGCGTACGAGAGGAAGCCAGGGGCGCATCGGGCGTACCTTGGGCGGCCGTGGAAGGAGTACTCAAGGACGGTGTATGTGAATTGCTATATGGGCGAGGTTGTGATGCCCGAGGGGTGGTTGCCATGGAAGGGAAACTTTGCGTTGAGCACGCTGTTCTACGGGGAGTATGGGAGTTGGGGACCGAGGGCTAGTGCGGCAACCAGGGTGAACTGGAGCTCCCAAGTACCGGAGGAGCATGTGGGTGTTTACTCTCTAGACAATTTCATTCAAGGGAATGAATGGGTTCCATCTGAGcagtaa